Proteins from a genomic interval of Kitasatospora herbaricolor:
- a CDS encoding outer membrane protein assembly factor BamB family protein, whose translation MDQLTAHDPRRIGPFEVLARLGAGGMGLVYLARSASGRRVAIKTVRGELAEDELFRVRFAREIAAAKTVGGFYTAAVVDADADARVPWLATAYVPAPSLEDLVGECGPLPVGAVRWLIAGIAEALQSIHAAGLVHRDLKPSNVLVVEDGPRVIDFGIAAGVSHTRLTMTNVAVGTPAYMSPEQARDSRSVTGASDIFSLGSLLVFCATGHAPYRGANPVETVFQLLREQPDLSGLPVELVDLVRACMRPSPEHRPTPAQIQAELAPHLFSRDDASGEAGDWLPANALDLIERKRSSRRPLAQPPAVPAQPAPPQPVAPGPQPVPQPPGPADPRTAQHGRALPPPGRTGPVHGARPAPASDTEAATEKIAARRHRAPAGESAVEVRLPGASVRIGPGPRAEQGADGAAPAETDWVRRAAVPPPARATRWRPWRFRMSNDVWGTPVVADGTLFVSSFEVHALDIGTGERRYKTRDVAWAMAVDSGRVHAADGPHLYTVDVADGTERWRNSLDGWVFSLDAADGVLCCGIRGGGVQLRSAANGAELWRADDAQQDYENPQSGPALVGGAAYYYGGGRLRCVDPRGAGLRWSFPVGEDVPSRPVERAGVLYVTAGTRVYALDTATGAERWRFEAPVVLFTPPAMDSTAVYVADYLGTVYALDATTGRDRWRGRTGSRQGAEPVIVADGTVLIGSGDRLHAFDTATGQERWRYTARGEIVGSPAVADGLVHLGSRDHSLHTLDLSTGQLRWELGTKGELTGSPVAVGGRVFVGSKDRCVYALDAYYGTAVP comes from the coding sequence GTGGACCAGCTGACGGCGCACGATCCGAGGCGGATCGGGCCCTTCGAGGTGCTGGCGCGGCTCGGCGCGGGCGGAATGGGCCTGGTGTACCTGGCACGCTCCGCATCCGGCCGGCGGGTGGCCATCAAGACCGTGCGGGGGGAACTGGCCGAGGACGAGCTGTTCCGGGTCCGCTTCGCGCGCGAGATCGCGGCCGCCAAGACGGTCGGCGGCTTCTACACGGCCGCCGTGGTCGACGCGGACGCCGACGCCCGGGTGCCCTGGCTGGCCACCGCGTACGTCCCGGCCCCCTCCCTGGAGGACCTGGTCGGCGAGTGCGGCCCGCTGCCGGTCGGCGCGGTCCGCTGGCTGATCGCCGGCATCGCCGAGGCCCTGCAGTCGATCCACGCGGCCGGGCTGGTCCACCGCGACCTCAAGCCCTCCAACGTGCTGGTGGTGGAGGACGGCCCCCGGGTGATCGACTTCGGCATCGCCGCCGGCGTCTCGCACACCCGGCTCACCATGACCAACGTCGCGGTCGGCACCCCCGCCTACATGTCGCCCGAGCAGGCCCGGGACAGCCGCAGCGTCACGGGCGCCAGTGACATCTTCTCGCTCGGCTCGCTGCTGGTCTTCTGCGCCACCGGGCACGCCCCCTACCGGGGCGCCAACCCCGTCGAGACGGTCTTCCAGCTGCTCCGCGAGCAGCCCGACCTCTCCGGCCTGCCGGTCGAGCTGGTGGACCTCGTCCGGGCCTGCATGCGCCCCTCGCCGGAGCACCGGCCGACGCCCGCCCAGATCCAGGCCGAGCTGGCCCCGCACCTGTTCTCCCGGGACGACGCCTCCGGCGAGGCGGGGGACTGGCTGCCCGCCAACGCGCTGGACCTGATCGAGCGCAAGCGCAGCAGCCGCCGGCCCCTCGCCCAGCCGCCCGCCGTGCCGGCCCAGCCGGCGCCGCCGCAGCCGGTGGCCCCCGGGCCGCAGCCGGTACCGCAGCCGCCCGGCCCCGCCGACCCGCGCACCGCCCAGCACGGCCGCGCGCTGCCGCCGCCAGGCCGGACCGGGCCGGTGCACGGCGCCCGGCCGGCCCCCGCCTCCGACACCGAGGCGGCCACCGAGAAGATCGCCGCCCGCCGGCACCGGGCCCCGGCCGGCGAGAGCGCCGTCGAGGTGCGGCTGCCCGGCGCCTCCGTCCGGATAGGCCCGGGCCCCCGGGCCGAGCAGGGCGCGGACGGGGCCGCCCCCGCCGAGACGGACTGGGTGCGCCGGGCGGCCGTCCCGCCGCCGGCCAGGGCCACCCGCTGGCGCCCCTGGCGGTTCCGGATGTCCAACGACGTCTGGGGCACGCCGGTGGTCGCCGACGGCACCCTGTTCGTCTCCAGCTTCGAGGTGCACGCCCTCGACATCGGCACCGGCGAGCGCCGGTACAAGACCCGGGACGTCGCCTGGGCGATGGCGGTGGACTCCGGTCGGGTGCACGCCGCCGACGGCCCGCACCTGTACACGGTGGACGTGGCCGACGGCACCGAGCGCTGGCGCAACTCCCTCGACGGCTGGGTCTTCTCGCTGGACGCCGCCGACGGGGTGCTCTGCTGCGGCATCCGGGGCGGCGGGGTCCAGCTGCGCTCGGCCGCCAACGGCGCCGAACTCTGGCGCGCCGACGACGCCCAGCAGGACTACGAGAACCCGCAGTCCGGGCCGGCCCTGGTGGGCGGCGCGGCGTACTACTACGGCGGCGGACGGCTGCGCTGCGTCGACCCGCGCGGGGCCGGCCTGCGCTGGTCCTTCCCGGTCGGCGAGGACGTCCCGTCCCGGCCGGTCGAGCGGGCCGGGGTGCTGTACGTGACGGCCGGCACCCGGGTGTACGCGCTGGACACCGCCACCGGCGCCGAGCGCTGGCGCTTCGAGGCCCCGGTGGTGCTCTTCACCCCGCCCGCGATGGACTCCACGGCGGTGTACGTGGCCGACTACCTCGGCACCGTCTACGCCCTGGACGCCACCACCGGGCGGGACCGCTGGCGCGGGCGGACGGGCAGCCGGCAGGGCGCCGAACCGGTGATCGTGGCCGACGGCACCGTGCTGATCGGCAGCGGGGACCGCCTGCACGCCTTCGACACCGCCACCGGCCAGGAGCGCTGGCGCTACACCGCCCGGGGCGAGATCGTCGGCTCCCCGGCGGTCGCCGACGGGCTGGTGCACCTCGGCAGCCGGGACCACTCGCTGCACACCCTCGACCTGTCGACCGGTCAGCTGCGCTGGGAGCTGGGCACCAAGGGCGAGCTCACCGGCTCCCCGGTGGCGGTCGGCGGCCGGGTCTTCGTCGGCAGCAAGGACCGGTGCGTCTACGCGCTGGACGCCTACTACGGCACCGCGGTGCCGTAA
- a CDS encoding TetR family transcriptional regulator: MTGQVRTVDGRVAGRRGQETRQKLLDCLREMLSTSPYRDVKVIDVARMAGTSPATFYQYFPDVEGAVLEIAEEMAKDSDGLKELVAGKSWAGKSGVATSEELVDGFLAFWRKNDAILRVVTLGAAEGDKRFFKIRMTVLNSVAKPLTDAVKDLQSKGQADKTLDPAAVSGALISLLASAAEHGKAFTAWGVKVKDLKPNLAPLVYLGVTGKKPPK; this comes from the coding sequence ATGACAGGACAAGTTCGCACCGTCGACGGTCGCGTCGCCGGGCGACGCGGGCAGGAGACGCGGCAGAAGCTGCTCGACTGCCTCCGCGAGATGCTCAGCACGTCGCCGTATCGGGACGTCAAGGTCATCGACGTCGCCCGTATGGCGGGTACCTCCCCCGCGACCTTCTACCAGTACTTCCCGGATGTCGAGGGCGCTGTCCTCGAGATCGCCGAGGAAATGGCCAAGGACAGCGACGGGCTCAAAGAGCTCGTCGCCGGAAAGTCCTGGGCAGGAAAATCCGGTGTCGCCACTTCGGAAGAACTGGTGGACGGATTCCTCGCCTTCTGGCGCAAGAACGACGCCATTCTCCGAGTGGTCACTCTCGGTGCTGCCGAAGGGGACAAGCGGTTCTTCAAGATCCGCATGACCGTCCTCAACTCGGTCGCCAAGCCGCTCACGGATGCCGTCAAGGACCTCCAGAGCAAGGGCCAGGCCGACAAGACGCTGGATCCGGCCGCCGTGTCCGGCGCGCTGATCTCGCTGCTCGCCTCCGCGGCGGAGCACGGGAAGGCCTTCACGGCCTGGGGCGTCAAGGTCAAGGACCTGAAGCCCAACCTCGCACCCCTGGTGTACCTGGGCGTCACCGGCAAGAAGCCGCCCAAGTAG
- a CDS encoding beta-ketoacyl-ACP synthase III, with amino-acid sequence MSGSRIVALGHYQPPKVLTNAELSTLVDTDDEWIRSRVGIRTRHIAVDESLVDLATEAAQKALANSGRSAADVDLVVVATCTAVERSPNTAAAVAARLGVPTPAAYDINTVCSGFSYALATADHAIRAGAARLALVVGAERMSDTIDWTDRTTCVIFGDGAGAAVVEAQEEGGAPGIGPVVWGSEPEKGDAVVITGWDPTISQQGQSVFRWATTKIAPLARQACEKAGIDPSELKGFVPHQANLRIIDAIANKLGAPDAVIARDVVDSGNTSAASIPLAFSKLVERGELASGDPVLLFGFGGGLAYAGQVVRCP; translated from the coding sequence ATGAGCGGATCCCGCATTGTTGCCCTGGGGCACTACCAGCCTCCCAAGGTCCTCACCAACGCCGAACTGTCGACGCTGGTGGACACCGACGACGAGTGGATCCGCAGCCGCGTGGGAATCCGCACCCGGCACATCGCGGTGGACGAGTCCCTGGTCGACCTGGCCACCGAGGCGGCCCAGAAGGCGCTGGCCAACAGCGGCCGGTCGGCCGCCGACGTCGACCTGGTGGTCGTCGCCACCTGCACCGCGGTCGAGCGCAGCCCCAACACGGCCGCCGCCGTCGCGGCCCGCCTCGGGGTGCCCACCCCGGCCGCGTACGACATCAACACCGTCTGCTCCGGGTTCTCGTACGCGCTCGCGACCGCCGACCACGCGATCCGGGCCGGCGCGGCCCGGCTGGCGCTGGTGGTCGGGGCCGAGCGGATGTCCGACACCATCGACTGGACCGACCGCACCACCTGCGTGATCTTCGGGGACGGCGCTGGCGCGGCCGTGGTGGAGGCGCAGGAGGAGGGCGGCGCGCCGGGCATCGGCCCGGTGGTCTGGGGTTCGGAGCCGGAGAAGGGCGACGCGGTCGTCATCACCGGCTGGGACCCGACCATCAGCCAGCAGGGCCAGTCGGTGTTCCGCTGGGCCACCACGAAGATCGCCCCGCTGGCCCGGCAGGCCTGCGAGAAGGCCGGCATCGACCCGTCCGAGCTGAAGGGCTTCGTGCCGCACCAGGCCAACCTGCGGATCATCGACGCCATCGCCAACAAGCTCGGCGCACCCGACGCGGTGATCGCCCGCGACGTGGTGGACTCCGGCAACACCTCGGCGGCGTCCATCCCGCTGGCCTTCTCGAAGCTGGTGGAGCGCGGCGAGCTGGCCTCCGGCGACCCGGTGCTGCTGTTCGGCTTCGGCGGCGGCCTGGCGTACGCCGGGCAGGTCGTGCGCTGCCCGTAG
- a CDS encoding L,D-transpeptidase family protein has translation MSGSHRVHPLPHTGATAAVPGARREPDPYQPDEPYASSYGRSQQPVQGQAHGSYDQAYQPQSHQQQPYQQQAYPAHEAHPSSYQQPYAGGYQQPYQQQYPAEAYGQQQYPGYPAQQSYEASAPYQAPAPYEAPAPYEAPAPYQDYGTYGGTGVYEASEPYEPGDEVYLRGGAEDGGDDSYGSGGWFEPVEPDGSRGVHEPAGASGPAVAASAVPAPTAPGEPRSQGRRRKAKKKSHGGALTAGTALLLAAAAAGWYTVGPGGSAPAVTSADGGGPEGPDAAAPQAAQAAQAAAAHTEAPAADRSETRADGSLVAIPGLGPAFTARIPATTNQVVLASGKGKDGNETTVTVWTRTAEGRWLAGEAWAGHNAYKGWTTDHNEGDLRSPIGVFTLTDAGGRNADPGSRLPYDKDANFVVGGKGFAGESLAGSFDYVVAINYNRVQGASPLDGRRPDGSTKGGGIWIHVDHGGPTHGCISVPEDKMARLLQLLDPAANPVIVMGDAASLAA, from the coding sequence ATGTCCGGATCCCACCGCGTTCATCCGCTACCCCACACCGGCGCCACGGCGGCGGTTCCGGGGGCACGCCGGGAGCCGGATCCGTACCAGCCCGACGAGCCGTACGCCTCGTCGTACGGCCGGTCGCAGCAGCCGGTCCAGGGGCAGGCCCACGGCTCCTACGACCAGGCCTACCAGCCGCAGTCGCACCAGCAGCAGCCGTACCAGCAGCAGGCCTACCCGGCCCACGAGGCCCACCCGTCCTCGTACCAGCAGCCCTACGCCGGCGGGTACCAGCAGCCGTACCAGCAGCAGTACCCCGCCGAGGCGTACGGGCAGCAGCAGTACCCGGGGTACCCGGCCCAGCAGTCCTACGAGGCGTCAGCGCCCTACCAGGCCCCCGCGCCGTACGAGGCCCCCGCGCCGTACGAGGCCCCCGCGCCGTACCAGGACTACGGGACGTACGGGGGCACCGGTGTGTACGAGGCGTCCGAGCCGTACGAGCCGGGCGACGAGGTGTACCTGCGCGGCGGTGCCGAGGACGGCGGTGACGACTCCTACGGCTCCGGCGGCTGGTTCGAGCCGGTCGAGCCGGACGGGTCCCGGGGCGTCCACGAGCCGGCCGGCGCGTCCGGCCCCGCCGTCGCCGCGAGCGCCGTGCCCGCCCCGACGGCCCCCGGCGAGCCGCGGAGCCAGGGGCGCCGGCGCAAGGCGAAGAAGAAGTCCCACGGCGGCGCCCTGACGGCCGGTACGGCGCTGCTGCTCGCCGCCGCTGCCGCCGGCTGGTACACCGTCGGCCCCGGCGGCTCGGCCCCCGCGGTCACCTCCGCCGACGGCGGCGGCCCGGAGGGGCCCGACGCGGCGGCGCCGCAGGCCGCCCAGGCGGCCCAGGCGGCCGCGGCCCACACCGAGGCCCCGGCGGCCGACCGCAGCGAGACCCGCGCCGACGGTTCGCTGGTCGCGATCCCGGGCCTCGGCCCCGCCTTCACCGCCCGGATACCCGCCACCACCAACCAGGTCGTGCTGGCGTCGGGGAAGGGCAAGGACGGCAACGAGACCACCGTCACCGTCTGGACCAGGACCGCCGAGGGCCGCTGGCTGGCCGGCGAGGCCTGGGCCGGCCACAACGCCTACAAGGGCTGGACCACCGACCACAACGAGGGCGACCTGCGCAGCCCGATCGGCGTCTTCACGCTGACCGACGCGGGCGGCCGCAACGCCGACCCGGGCAGCAGGCTCCCTTACGACAAGGACGCCAACTTCGTGGTCGGCGGCAAGGGCTTCGCGGGCGAGTCGCTCGCCGGCTCCTTCGACTACGTGGTCGCCATCAACTACAACCGGGTGCAGGGCGCCTCCCCGCTGGACGGACGGCGTCCCGACGGCAGCACCAAGGGCGGCGGGATCTGGATCCACGTCGACCACGGCGGCCCCACCCACGGCTGCATCTCCGTGCCGGAGGACAAGATGGCCCGGTTGCTGCAGTTGCTGGACCCGGCGGCCAACCCGGTCATCGTGATGGGCGACGCCGCCTCGCTGGCCGCCTGA
- the mqnE gene encoding aminofutalosine synthase MqnE — protein sequence MDAGLKRELEAKVYAGERLTREDGIALYESDDLAWLGGLAHHVRTQKNGDVVHFNVNRHLNMTNVCSASCAYCSFQRKPGEKDAYTMRIEEAVRLAKAMEVDSLTELHIVNGLHPTLPWRYYPRSLRELKAALPNVSLKAFTATEIHWFEKISGLSADEILDELIDAGLESLTGGGAEIFDWEVRQHIVDHATHWEDWSRIHRLAHSKGLKTPSTMLYGHIEEPRHRVDHVLRLRELQDETGGFQVFIPLRYQHDFHDSKDGVVRNKLMARTEMATGAEALKTFAVSRLLFDNVPHVKVFWVMHGVTTAQLALSHGADDMDGSVVEYKITHDADNFGTPNKLGRDDLLGLIRDAGFRPVERNTRYEIIREYEGPDFQRRETPQAMRL from the coding sequence ATGGACGCAGGGCTGAAGCGCGAGCTGGAGGCGAAGGTCTACGCGGGTGAGCGGCTGACCCGCGAGGACGGGATCGCGCTCTACGAGAGTGACGACCTGGCCTGGCTGGGTGGTCTCGCCCACCACGTCCGGACGCAGAAGAACGGCGACGTCGTCCACTTCAACGTCAACCGTCACCTCAACATGACCAACGTCTGCTCCGCCTCCTGCGCGTACTGCTCGTTCCAGCGCAAGCCGGGCGAGAAGGACGCGTACACCATGCGCATCGAGGAGGCCGTGCGCCTCGCGAAGGCGATGGAGGTCGACTCCCTCACCGAGCTGCACATCGTCAACGGCCTGCACCCCACGCTGCCCTGGCGCTACTACCCGAGGTCGTTGCGCGAGCTGAAGGCGGCCCTGCCGAACGTCTCGCTGAAGGCCTTCACCGCGACCGAGATCCACTGGTTCGAGAAGATCAGCGGCCTGTCCGCCGACGAGATCCTCGACGAGCTGATCGACGCCGGCCTGGAGTCCCTGACCGGCGGCGGCGCGGAGATCTTCGACTGGGAGGTCCGCCAGCACATCGTCGACCACGCCACCCACTGGGAGGACTGGTCGCGGATCCACCGGCTCGCGCACAGCAAGGGCCTCAAGACCCCCTCGACGATGCTCTACGGCCACATCGAGGAGCCCCGCCACCGGGTCGACCACGTGCTGCGGCTGCGCGAGCTGCAGGACGAGACCGGCGGTTTCCAGGTCTTCATCCCGCTGCGCTACCAGCACGACTTCCACGACTCCAAGGACGGCGTCGTGCGCAACAAGCTGATGGCCCGTACGGAGATGGCGACCGGTGCCGAGGCGCTGAAGACCTTCGCGGTCTCCCGGCTGCTGTTCGACAACGTCCCGCACGTGAAGGTGTTCTGGGTGATGCACGGCGTCACCACCGCGCAGCTGGCGCTCAGCCACGGCGCCGACGACATGGACGGCTCGGTCGTCGAGTACAAGATCACCCATGACGCGGACAACTTCGGGACCCCGAACAAGCTCGGCCGCGACGACCTGCTCGGCCTGATCCGTGACGCCGGGTTCCGCCCGGTGGAGCGCAACACGCGGTACGAGATCATCCGCGAGTACGAGGGCCCGGACTTCCAGCGTCGCGAGACCCCGCAGGCGATGCGCCTCTGA
- a CDS encoding threonine ammonia-lyase — MALVGLEELRAAQRRIAGVAVRTPLMPCPWADRGPEGGAGERRLWLKPENLQPTGAFKIRGAYNRLAALTGAERARGVVAQSSGNHAQAVAYAARLLGLKAVIVMPDTSPAVKVASTRSFGAEVVLVPPEERDTLPAELAERHGYVWVPPYDDPWIIAGQGTVGLEIGEDAPDELDTVLVPVSGGGLISGTAAALKLSCPGVRVVGVEPELAADAQESLRTGRRTSWPVADTYRTVADGLRTPSVGELPFEHLQAYVDDIVTVTEAEIRDTVALLARSGRLVAEPSGAVAPAAYFHRSAELGGRVFAAVVSGGNIDPGLLAELLVTGA, encoded by the coding sequence ATGGCACTGGTCGGCCTGGAGGAGCTGCGCGCCGCGCAGCGGCGGATCGCGGGCGTCGCGGTCCGCACGCCCCTGATGCCCTGCCCCTGGGCCGACCGGGGGCCGGAGGGCGGGGCCGGCGAGCGCCGGCTCTGGCTGAAGCCGGAGAACCTCCAGCCGACCGGCGCCTTCAAGATCCGCGGCGCGTACAACCGGCTGGCCGCGCTGACCGGGGCCGAGCGGGCCCGCGGGGTGGTCGCCCAGTCCAGCGGCAACCACGCGCAGGCGGTGGCGTACGCGGCCCGGCTGCTCGGCCTGAAGGCCGTGATCGTGATGCCGGACACCTCGCCCGCGGTGAAGGTGGCGAGCACCCGCTCGTTCGGCGCCGAGGTCGTGCTGGTCCCGCCGGAGGAGCGCGACACGCTGCCCGCCGAGCTGGCGGAGCGGCACGGCTACGTCTGGGTGCCGCCGTACGACGACCCGTGGATCATCGCCGGCCAGGGCACGGTCGGCCTGGAGATCGGCGAGGACGCCCCGGACGAGCTGGACACCGTCCTGGTGCCGGTCAGCGGCGGCGGCCTGATCTCCGGCACGGCGGCGGCCCTCAAGCTGAGCTGCCCGGGCGTGCGGGTGGTCGGCGTCGAGCCGGAGCTGGCCGCCGACGCCCAGGAGAGCCTGCGCACCGGCCGGCGCACCAGCTGGCCGGTGGCCGACACCTACCGGACCGTCGCCGACGGGCTGCGCACCCCCTCGGTGGGCGAGCTGCCCTTCGAGCATCTCCAGGCGTACGTCGACGACATCGTGACCGTCACCGAGGCGGAGATCCGCGACACCGTCGCCCTGCTGGCCCGCAGCGGCCGGCTGGTGGCGGAGCCGTCCGGCGCGGTGGCCCCGGCGGCCTACTTCCACCGGTCGGCCGAACTCGGCGGCCGGGTCTTCGCCGCCGTGGTCAGCGGCGGCAACATCGACCCCGGCCTGCTTGCGGAGCTGTTGGTCACCGGGGCGTAG
- a CDS encoding Lrp/AsnC family transcriptional regulator — protein sequence MDTVDRQLIQALRENGRASYAELGRLVGLSGPSVTDRINRLEQAGVITGYRATVNPASLGFGVTALIGLQLTDAADHEDVAHRLKELGEVEDCWFIAGDDSYMLKVRVSNVEGLESVVKRLSGTKGVARTRTTVVLSTKWENRVSELPLDETE from the coding sequence ATGGACACGGTGGACAGACAGCTCATCCAGGCGCTGCGGGAGAACGGCCGCGCGTCCTACGCCGAGCTGGGCCGGCTGGTCGGCCTGTCCGGCCCGAGCGTGACGGACCGGATCAACCGTCTGGAGCAGGCCGGCGTCATCACCGGGTACCGCGCGACGGTCAACCCGGCCTCGCTCGGCTTCGGTGTCACGGCCCTGATCGGCCTTCAGCTCACCGACGCCGCCGACCACGAGGACGTCGCGCACCGGCTCAAGGAGCTCGGCGAGGTCGAGGACTGCTGGTTCATCGCCGGCGACGACTCTTACATGCTCAAGGTCCGGGTCTCCAACGTGGAGGGCCTGGAATCCGTGGTGAAGCGGCTGTCCGGCACCAAGGGCGTGGCACGGACCCGGACGACCGTCGTGCTCTCCACCAAGTGGGAGAACCGGGTCAGCGAACTTCCCCTCGACGAGACGGAGTAG
- a CDS encoding UbiX family flavin prenyltransferase: MSAAKSADGTAVRRPWVVGVSGASGTPYAASVIRGLLAAGEAVDLVVSRAARLTILDETGISFRDAHWRQDLARWLDSDEGLDGVRHWAAGDFAAGPSSGSYPAKGMLVVPATTGAVAGIALGLSKDLLQRAAAVTLKERRPLVVCVREAPLDGVTLKHLVELDAQGAVVLPASPGFYAGGSTVRELVDFVAGRVLDAAGVPHGMYRRWEGELGAAAKGPAGAADTVE, translated from the coding sequence ATGAGCGCAGCGAAGTCAGCAGACGGTACGGCGGTCCGGCGGCCGTGGGTGGTCGGGGTCTCGGGGGCGTCGGGCACCCCGTACGCGGCCTCGGTGATCCGGGGGCTGCTCGCCGCGGGCGAGGCGGTGGACCTGGTGGTCAGCCGGGCGGCCAGGCTCACCATCCTGGACGAGACCGGCATCTCCTTCCGGGACGCCCACTGGCGGCAGGACCTGGCCCGCTGGCTGGACTCGGACGAGGGCCTGGACGGCGTCCGGCACTGGGCGGCGGGGGACTTCGCGGCCGGTCCGTCCAGCGGCTCGTACCCGGCGAAGGGGATGCTGGTGGTCCCCGCGACGACCGGTGCGGTGGCGGGCATCGCGCTCGGCCTGAGCAAGGACCTGCTGCAACGGGCCGCCGCCGTCACCCTCAAGGAGCGCCGCCCGCTGGTGGTCTGCGTGCGCGAGGCGCCGCTCGACGGGGTGACGCTGAAGCACCTGGTGGAGCTGGACGCGCAGGGCGCCGTGGTGCTGCCCGCCTCGCCCGGGTTCTACGCGGGCGGCTCCACGGTGCGCGAACTGGTGGATTTCGTGGCCGGGCGGGTGCTCGACGCGGCCGGCGTGCCGCACGGGATGTACCGGCGCTGGGAGGGCGAGCTGGGGGCGGCCGCCAAGGGGCCGGCCGGGGCGGCCGACACGGTGGAGTGA
- a CDS encoding cyclase family protein gives MAPTLIDLTHPLTTGMPVYPGDPEVELRPALTTATAGVNVLGLHLGSQSGTHVDAPYHVDVTWPTLDGLPLGLFTGPAVLADLRGLEPRTAVTPDLLAEALAQVTPGAVLLLATGWPRHWGTDHYLAHPYLTPAAAEAVVAAGIRTLGVDALSIDRTPDPGPADPAVAALLADLADEHDGGHPQEAGGLAAHRVLLGAEGGAVIAENLTDLASLLAAQDAGVPVEVSFFPLRLVAADGAPVRAVARIG, from the coding sequence ATGGCGCCGACGCTGATCGACCTCACCCATCCGCTCACCACCGGCATGCCCGTCTACCCGGGCGACCCGGAGGTGGAGCTGCGGCCGGCCCTGACCACCGCCACCGCCGGCGTCAACGTCCTCGGGCTGCACCTCGGCTCGCAGTCCGGCACCCATGTGGACGCGCCGTACCACGTGGACGTCACCTGGCCGACCCTGGACGGGCTGCCGCTCGGCCTGTTCACCGGCCCGGCGGTGCTCGCCGACCTGCGCGGCCTGGAGCCGCGCACCGCCGTCACGCCCGACCTGCTCGCGGAGGCGCTGGCGCAGGTCACCCCCGGCGCCGTCCTGCTGCTGGCCACCGGCTGGCCCCGCCACTGGGGCACCGACCACTACCTCGCCCACCCCTACCTGACCCCCGCCGCCGCCGAGGCCGTGGTCGCGGCCGGCATCCGCACCCTCGGGGTGGACGCCCTCAGCATCGACCGGACACCCGACCCGGGCCCGGCGGACCCGGCGGTGGCGGCGCTGCTCGCCGACCTCGCCGACGAGCACGACGGCGGGCATCCGCAGGAGGCCGGCGGCCTCGCCGCGCACCGGGTGCTGCTCGGCGCCGAGGGCGGTGCGGTGATCGCGGAGAACCTCACCGACCTGGCGTCGCTCCTGGCGGCGCAGGACGCGGGGGTGCCGGTGGAGGTCTCCTTCTTCCCGTTGCGACTGGTCGCGGCGGACGGCGCGCCCGTCCGCGCGGTGGCCCGGATCGGCTGA
- a CDS encoding MOSC domain-containing protein, whose protein sequence is MAEIIGVVERLWRYPVKSTGGEQLDSVQVDERGLAGDRLYAVRDGAGKLGSGKNTRRFRRMDGLLRLGARLGHRLDGPVLLDPLGRPVADPDTFLRAFLQLDDVELAREDAVPHFDQLPVSVLTTATLDWVREAAPCTVVDERRFRPNILLRTPPGTPPFVEDHWLGREAAATGRTGPRLAFLRSSERCVMTGAPQPGLPHAPEILKAVFAAHDGHLDALAEVRRPGRLRLGDSLTLC, encoded by the coding sequence ATGGCAGAGATCATCGGTGTGGTCGAGCGGCTCTGGCGTTACCCCGTGAAATCCACCGGTGGCGAACAGCTCGACTCCGTCCAGGTGGACGAACGCGGCCTGGCCGGCGACCGGCTCTACGCCGTTCGCGACGGCGCGGGCAAGCTCGGCTCCGGCAAGAACACCCGGCGCTTCCGCCGGATGGACGGCCTGCTCCGTCTCGGCGCCCGGCTCGGCCACCGCCTCGACGGCCCCGTCCTCCTCGACCCGCTCGGCCGCCCGGTCGCCGACCCCGACACCTTCCTGCGCGCCTTCCTGCAACTGGACGACGTCGAACTCGCCCGCGAGGACGCCGTCCCGCACTTCGACCAGCTGCCGGTCAGCGTGCTCACCACCGCCACCCTGGACTGGGTCCGCGAGGCCGCCCCCTGCACCGTCGTCGACGAGCGCCGGTTCCGGCCCAACATCCTGCTGCGCACCCCGCCCGGCACCCCGCCCTTCGTCGAGGACCACTGGCTCGGCCGCGAGGCCGCCGCCACCGGCCGCACCGGCCCCCGGCTCGCCTTCCTCCGGTCCAGCGAACGCTGCGTCATGACCGGTGCCCCGCAACCGGGTCTGCCGCACGCCCCCGAGATCCTCAAGGCGGTCTTCGCCGCCCACGACGGCCACCTGGACGCCCTCGCCGAGGTCCGCCGCCCCGGCCGGCTGCGGCTGGGCGACAGCCTGACGCTCTGCTGA
- a CDS encoding VOC family protein, translated as MIGKLQCIVLDCHYPAALARFYAALLGGEVDRPDPRWSLDEDWSTLHTEGGPVVAFQRVQDFHPPQWPDPAHPQQIHLDIEVADIEAAEREVIAHGGAPLKGYEGWRVYADPAGHPFCLIGATAGTPV; from the coding sequence GTGATCGGCAAGCTGCAGTGCATCGTCCTGGACTGCCACTACCCCGCCGCCCTGGCCCGCTTCTACGCCGCGCTGCTCGGCGGGGAGGTGGACCGGCCGGACCCGCGGTGGTCGCTGGACGAGGACTGGTCGACGCTGCACACCGAGGGCGGGCCGGTGGTGGCGTTCCAGCGGGTGCAGGACTTCCACCCGCCGCAGTGGCCGGACCCGGCCCACCCGCAGCAGATCCACCTGGACATCGAGGTGGCGGACATCGAGGCGGCCGAGCGGGAGGTGATCGCCCACGGCGGCGCGCCGCTGAAGGGGTACGAGGGCTGGCGGGTCTACGCGGACCCGGCGGGGCACCCGTTCTGCCTGATCGGCGCAACCGCCGGCACTCCCGTCTGA